The Polaribacter sp. MED152 region ACCAAATGATAAATACGAGGCTTTAAGTGGTACATCTATGGCAGCACCTTCAACTGCTGGAGTAGCAGCTTTAATAAGAGGATATTATCCTAATTTATCAGCGAAAGAGGTAAAAGAAATTTTAATGAATTCTGGAGTTAAAATTAACTTTAATGTCATTAAACCTGGTTCTCAATCAGAAAGTAATCCAGAAGGTGAATTAGTTCCGTTTTCTGAGCTGTCAGTTTCAGGTAGAATTATAAATGCATACAATGCCTTACAATTGGCAGATTATATATCAAACAAAAAATAATAGCACCAAACAATTAAAGATTGTTGCTATTTTTATACTTTTATAAACACTTAAAAAATCAATTTATATGAGAAAATTATTACTTCTACTGGTATCTGTAGGTATGCTTGTTGCTTGTGCAGAAACTAAAGACGTTCAGTACTCAGAAAACACAAAAAATAAAATGTCTTCGAATGCTAATGGTTATTGGCAACAACAGGTAGATTATACTATGGATATTGATATGGATGTAAACAACTATCAATATAAAGGAACACAAAAATTAGTGTACACAAACAATTCTCCAGACGATTTAGACCGTGTTTTTTATCATTTATATTTTAATGCGTTTCAACCTGGTTCTCAAATGGATGTTCGTTCATTAAACATTGCAGATCCAGACAGAAGGGTAGGAGATAGAATCAGCAAATTAAAACCAAATGAAATTGGTTACATAAAAGTAAATTCTTTAAAACAAGATGGTGCTGAAGTAACTTATGAAACTGTAGGTACAATTCTAGAAGTAAAATTGCAAAAGCCTATTAAAGCCGGAGAAACTGTAACTTTTGATATGGTATTTGATGCGCAAGTGCCAGTGCAAATAAGACGTTCAGGAAGAAATAGTAAAGAAAATGTTGCACTTTCTATGGCTCAATGGTATCCTAAAATGGCTGAGTATGATTTTCAAGGATGGCATACTCCACCATATATAGCACGTGAATTTCATGGTGTTTGGGGAGATTTTGATGTTACCTTGCACATAGATAAAAATTATGTAGTTGGTGGTACTGGTTATTTGCAAAATCCGCAAGAAGTTGGTCATAATTATGCAGATAAAAATCAACCATTAAATTTACCTAAAGGCGATAAATTAACATGGCATTTTAAAGCACCAAATGTACATGATTTTGTTTGGGCTGCAGACCCTGAGTATAATCACGATATTTTAAAAATGCCTTCTGGGCCAACTTTACATTTTTTCTACAAAAAAACTTTAGAAGGTGAATATTTACAAAATTGGAAAAAACTACAACCACAAACTGCAGAGTTAATGGCATATTTTTCTGAGAATGTAGGTAAATATCCTTATGAACAATACTCAGTAATTCAAGGTGGAGATGGAGGTATGGAGTATGCTATGGCTACTTTAATTACAGGTAAGCGTAAATATGGAAGCTTATTTGGTGTTACTGCTCATGAAATGGCTCATACTTGGTTTCAATTTTTATTAGCTTCTAACGAAAGTTTACATCCATGGATGGATGAAGGTTTTACAAGTTACATTTCTAACAAAGCAGAAAACGAAATTTTAAACGAGAATAAAGAAAATCCGCATGCTGGTTCTTATAGAGGCTATAGAACAATTGTAAACAGAGGTTATGAAGAATCTCTTTCTACACATGCAGATAGATATAACACAAACTGGGCATATGGTACTGCAAGTTACTCTAAAGGAAATATTTTCTTATCGCAATTAGAATATGTTATTGGTTCAGAAAATGTGGCTAAAGGTTTAAAAAAGTACTTTAACGATTTTAGTTTTAAACACCCAACTCCAAATGATATCAAACGTTCAATGGAGAAAGTTTCTGGTATACATTTAGACTGGTATTTAAACGAATGGACACAAACTACGCACACTATAGATTATGGAGTTAAATCTGTAAATGGCAAAACCATTACTTTAGAAAGAATTGGTAAAATGCCAATGCCAATAGATTTAGAGGTAGAATACACAGATGGATCTACAGAAAGTTTTAATATTCCTTTACGTATTATGAGAGGTGTTAAGCCTACAACTGCAACTGTTTTAGAAGATTGGGCTTGGGCTATTCCAACATATTCTTTTGATGCAGCAAAAGCTGTAAAATCTGTAACTATTGATAAAAGTGGATTAATGGCAGATGTTAAATTAGATAACAATACCTATCCTGCAAAATAGGTATAATCAGTATATATAATAAAAAAGGTGAAGCTATAAGCTTCACCTTTTTTATTATGTCAACTTGTTTATTTCTTAGGTTAAGAATTCGTTTATTTTTTCTTTAGGAATAAAGCCCATAAGCATTAAATAAATTCCACAAACAATCAATATGATACCCATAACACGTTTTACTCTATAAATTACAGCAGGTGTCATTTTACTTTTTAATTGTTTTGCTAAAACTATTTTACATAAATCTGTAATAAAATATCCTAAAATGATGGTAGCAAAATATAAAAATATTGCATTTTGATTCATTTTTAGGGCAGGTCCAATTACTAATACAGTTCCTAGCCAA contains the following coding sequences:
- a CDS encoding M1 family metallopeptidase, which codes for MRKLLLLLVSVGMLVACAETKDVQYSENTKNKMSSNANGYWQQQVDYTMDIDMDVNNYQYKGTQKLVYTNNSPDDLDRVFYHLYFNAFQPGSQMDVRSLNIADPDRRVGDRISKLKPNEIGYIKVNSLKQDGAEVTYETVGTILEVKLQKPIKAGETVTFDMVFDAQVPVQIRRSGRNSKENVALSMAQWYPKMAEYDFQGWHTPPYIAREFHGVWGDFDVTLHIDKNYVVGGTGYLQNPQEVGHNYADKNQPLNLPKGDKLTWHFKAPNVHDFVWAADPEYNHDILKMPSGPTLHFFYKKTLEGEYLQNWKKLQPQTAELMAYFSENVGKYPYEQYSVIQGGDGGMEYAMATLITGKRKYGSLFGVTAHEMAHTWFQFLLASNESLHPWMDEGFTSYISNKAENEILNENKENPHAGSYRGYRTIVNRGYEESLSTHADRYNTNWAYGTASYSKGNIFLSQLEYVIGSENVAKGLKKYFNDFSFKHPTPNDIKRSMEKVSGIHLDWYLNEWTQTTHTIDYGVKSVNGKTITLERIGKMPMPIDLEVEYTDGSTESFNIPLRIMRGVKPTTATVLEDWAWAIPTYSFDAAKAVKSVTIDKSGLMADVKLDNNTYPAK